Proteins encoded by one window of Cumulibacter manganitolerans:
- a CDS encoding acetyl-CoA hydrolase/transferase family protein produces the protein MSTLPAPVAAAKILDHIEPGTDLIVPIANGEPRDVLDAIEAANESLEGVRVHQMHCLHDRPYLHGAYGDRMRHISYFLSHITRAPYAEGHLDYAPANFSEVPLIMAATTRDPIVIAASSPPDRRGYFSLGTSADYVSSMIGRRPFFLEATPHMPRTHGANVIHHSQILGWCESDRELVAVPRVAPKQVEETIAALVAEQIPDRATLQVGIGGIANAILAGLCDHRDLGLHTELLHDGVMDLVDAGVITGIAKEHRRNRAVATFAMGTTDLYRWLDENAAVEMLRVEYVNDPREIAGLSNFVSVNATLEVDLLGQCASESIGTRYFSGSGGQADFARGAMYSPGGKAFIVLPSTTREGASRIVSTLASGAAVTTLKNTVDHVVTEHGIARLRGKTLAQRARALIAIAAPQHRDGLSRQAHERCLLHD, from the coding sequence ATGTCCACTCTTCCCGCGCCGGTGGCGGCTGCGAAGATCCTCGATCACATCGAGCCCGGCACCGACCTGATCGTGCCGATCGCCAACGGCGAGCCGCGCGACGTGCTCGACGCGATCGAGGCGGCGAACGAGTCGCTGGAGGGCGTGCGCGTCCACCAGATGCACTGCCTGCACGACCGGCCGTACCTGCACGGCGCGTACGGCGACCGGATGCGGCACATCAGCTACTTCCTCTCGCACATCACCCGCGCGCCGTACGCCGAGGGGCATCTGGACTACGCGCCGGCCAACTTCAGCGAGGTCCCGCTGATCATGGCCGCCACAACCCGCGACCCGATCGTGATCGCGGCGTCCTCGCCGCCGGACCGGCGCGGCTACTTCAGCCTCGGGACGTCCGCCGACTACGTGTCCTCGATGATCGGCCGGCGGCCGTTCTTCCTCGAGGCCACGCCGCACATGCCCCGCACGCACGGCGCCAACGTCATCCACCACTCCCAGATCCTCGGATGGTGCGAGAGCGACCGCGAGCTGGTGGCCGTCCCGCGGGTCGCGCCGAAGCAGGTCGAGGAGACGATCGCGGCGCTGGTGGCCGAGCAGATTCCCGATCGCGCCACCCTGCAGGTCGGCATCGGCGGCATCGCCAATGCCATCCTCGCCGGGCTGTGCGACCACCGGGACCTGGGCCTGCACACCGAGCTGCTGCACGACGGGGTGATGGACCTGGTCGACGCCGGCGTGATCACGGGCATCGCCAAGGAGCATCGGCGCAACCGCGCGGTCGCCACCTTCGCGATGGGCACCACCGACCTCTACCGGTGGCTCGACGAGAACGCGGCGGTGGAGATGCTGCGGGTCGAGTACGTCAACGACCCCCGGGAGATCGCCGGTCTCAGCAACTTCGTGTCGGTCAACGCGACCCTCGAGGTGGACCTGCTCGGGCAGTGCGCCTCCGAGTCGATCGGCACGCGGTACTTCAGCGGCTCCGGCGGGCAGGCCGACTTCGCGCGCGGCGCGATGTACTCGCCGGGCGGCAAGGCCTTCATCGTCCTTCCCTCGACGACCCGTGAGGGTGCCTCGCGGATCGTCTCGACCCTGGCCTCCGGAGCCGCCGTGACCACCCTGAAGAACACCGTGGACCACGTCGTCACCGAGCACGGCATCGCCCGGCTGCGCGGCAAGACCCTCGCGCAGCGAGCGCGCGCGCTGATCGCGATCGCCGCGCCGCAGCACCGCGACGGCCTGAGCCGGCAGGCTCACGAGCGTTGCCTGCTGCACGACTGA
- the serA gene encoding phosphoglycerate dehydrogenase: MTTGQTAKTQVLLLENIHPYAVQHFESLGYEVRTHKSAMTEPELIAALPGVQLLGIRSNTHLTAKVFEHAPQLEAVGAFCIGTNQIDLTAAATRGIPVFNAPYSNTRSVVELVIGEIISLARRIPEKNQNMHAGVWDKSAAGSHEVRGRTLGIVGYGNIGAQLSVLAEALGFSVIFYDIADKLALGNARRVGTLDELLAEADTVTLHVDGRPGNAGIFGAEQFAKMRPRAMFINASRGMVVDHLALREAVLSGHISGAAIDVFPVEPKKPGEEFLSELRGLPNVILTPHVGGSTQEAQEDIGRFVSGKLGSYVEDGATSLSVNMPTIEVAPRRDVHRLVHVHENVPGVIAEINRILAEHGQNVESQSLTTRGHLGYVVTDVNGTIAGPALAELESMPHTIRLRVLS, translated from the coding sequence GTGACCACTGGCCAGACCGCCAAGACGCAGGTACTGCTGCTGGAGAACATCCACCCGTATGCCGTGCAGCACTTCGAGTCGCTGGGCTACGAGGTCCGCACCCACAAGTCGGCGATGACCGAGCCGGAGCTCATCGCGGCGCTCCCCGGCGTCCAGCTGCTCGGCATCCGCTCCAACACCCACCTCACCGCGAAGGTCTTCGAGCACGCGCCGCAGCTCGAGGCCGTCGGCGCGTTCTGCATCGGCACCAACCAGATCGACCTCACCGCGGCCGCCACCCGCGGCATCCCGGTGTTCAACGCGCCGTACTCCAACACCCGCTCGGTCGTCGAGCTGGTGATCGGGGAGATCATCTCCCTGGCGCGGCGGATACCCGAGAAGAACCAGAACATGCACGCCGGCGTCTGGGACAAGTCGGCCGCCGGGTCGCACGAGGTCCGCGGGCGCACGCTCGGCATCGTCGGCTACGGCAACATCGGCGCCCAGCTGTCGGTGCTCGCCGAGGCCCTCGGCTTCTCGGTGATCTTCTACGACATCGCCGACAAGCTGGCACTGGGCAACGCGCGGCGCGTCGGCACGCTCGACGAGCTGCTGGCCGAGGCCGACACCGTCACCCTGCACGTCGACGGCCGCCCCGGCAACGCCGGCATCTTCGGCGCCGAGCAGTTCGCCAAGATGCGGCCGCGGGCGATGTTCATCAACGCATCCCGAGGAATGGTCGTCGACCACCTCGCGCTGCGCGAGGCGGTGCTGTCCGGGCACATCTCGGGCGCCGCCATCGACGTGTTCCCGGTCGAGCCGAAGAAGCCCGGTGAGGAGTTCCTCTCCGAGCTGCGCGGACTCCCGAACGTCATCCTCACCCCGCACGTCGGCGGGTCCACGCAGGAGGCGCAGGAGGACATCGGCCGGTTCGTCTCCGGCAAGCTCGGGTCGTACGTCGAGGACGGCGCCACGTCGCTGTCGGTCAACATGCCGACCATCGAGGTCGCCCCGCGGCGCGACGTGCACCGCCTGGTACACGTGCACGAGAACGTGCCGGGCGTGATCGCCGAGATCAACCGGATCCTCGCCGAGCACGGGCAGAACGTCGAGTCGCAGTCGCTGACCACCCGCGGCCACCTCGGGTACGTCGTCACCGACGTGAACGGCACCATCGCCGGGCCCGCCCTCGCCGAGCTGGAGTCGATGCCGCACACGATCCGGCTGCGCGTCCTCTCGTAG
- a CDS encoding alpha/beta hydrolase family protein gives MTATVDVPTEAGPGRLVLDVPRAPRAVLLLGHGAGGGLDSFDLSTLAAQLPAGGIGVVRFAQPWLVAGRKIAGPPASLDKAWAAALAVATRKWRGTPLVVGGRSAGGRVACRCFAAPAVGVLALAFPLHPPGKPEKSRRDELAAVPAPVLIVQGETDPFGTPHEIRAAIRANAGKRTLVTVNAGHSLQPAKRADPAAASRRIVDAVAGFVDQIT, from the coding sequence ATGACGGCGACCGTGGACGTGCCGACCGAGGCAGGTCCGGGACGTCTCGTGCTCGACGTGCCCCGCGCGCCGCGCGCCGTCCTGCTGCTCGGGCACGGCGCCGGCGGCGGTCTGGACTCGTTCGACCTCTCGACCCTGGCCGCGCAGCTACCGGCCGGGGGGATCGGCGTCGTCCGGTTCGCGCAGCCGTGGCTCGTGGCGGGACGCAAGATCGCCGGACCGCCGGCATCCCTGGACAAGGCGTGGGCGGCCGCCTTGGCCGTCGCCACGAGAAAGTGGCGCGGCACGCCGCTGGTCGTCGGCGGCCGGTCGGCCGGGGGGCGAGTCGCGTGTCGATGCTTCGCCGCGCCCGCGGTCGGGGTACTGGCCCTCGCCTTTCCGCTGCACCCACCGGGTAAGCCGGAGAAGAGCCGGCGCGACGAGCTCGCCGCCGTCCCCGCGCCGGTGCTGATCGTGCAAGGCGAGACCGACCCGTTCGGCACGCCGCACGAGATCCGTGCGGCGATCCGCGCCAACGCGGGAAAGCGCACCCTGGTCACGGTGAACGCCGGGCACTCGCTACAGCCGGCGAAGCGTGCGGACCCGGCTGCGGCGTCCCGCCGCATCGTCGATGCCGTGGCCGGCTTCGTCGACCAGATCACCTGA
- a CDS encoding ferredoxin reductase family protein, whose product MTSAPPAPARIRTPRGTLIRPERSRPAYRVPTDAPDARGAGRGGPPRIRRTSALWRDATALAAGTIMLFVTALWVLNGGLGQLATVGALTSVGRLTGLLASALLLIQVFLMARVPIIERAWGQDKLARVHRWVGFSSFTLMVAHIVLIMLGYAAQYAAGVWATFIDFTFNYAGGLLAVAGTVAICLVVVTSARVARRRLRYESWHLLHLYAYVGVGLVLPHQLWTGQDFVGSTLSSVFWWSLYGVCTGSVVGFRVLLPLWRSVRSRARVVDVRQERPGVTTVTVAGPGVHRLKASGGQFFHWRFLTGRGWMRANPFSLSAAPTGNALRLTAAAVGDGSARLADIRPGTRVLLEGPFGRMHAGTRTRDKVLLMGAGVGITPMRALLEALPQRPGDVTIVNRASTADALLMHDEIRALAAQRGAFYEPLVGRRVRGRDSWLPADLRHLDDTEALLRVCPDVAERDVYVCGSGPWMDAVRRAALDAGVPSVHLHIERFEY is encoded by the coding sequence ATGACCTCAGCACCCCCTGCCCCGGCCCGGATCAGGACCCCGCGCGGCACCCTGATCAGGCCGGAGCGGTCCCGGCCGGCGTACCGCGTCCCCACGGATGCCCCCGACGCGCGCGGCGCGGGACGCGGTGGGCCGCCGCGGATCCGCCGTACCTCCGCGCTGTGGCGCGACGCCACAGCGCTCGCGGCCGGCACGATCATGCTGTTCGTGACCGCCCTGTGGGTGCTCAACGGCGGCCTCGGGCAGCTGGCGACGGTCGGCGCGCTGACCTCGGTCGGCCGGTTGACGGGGCTGCTCGCCTCGGCGCTGCTGCTGATCCAGGTATTCCTGATGGCGCGGGTGCCGATCATCGAGCGCGCCTGGGGACAGGACAAGCTGGCGCGGGTGCACCGCTGGGTGGGTTTCTCGTCGTTCACCCTGATGGTGGCGCACATCGTGCTGATCATGCTCGGGTACGCGGCGCAGTACGCCGCGGGCGTCTGGGCGACGTTCATCGACTTCACGTTCAACTACGCCGGCGGTCTGCTGGCCGTGGCGGGCACCGTCGCCATCTGCCTGGTGGTCGTCACGTCGGCGCGGGTGGCGCGGCGCCGACTGCGGTACGAGTCGTGGCACCTGCTGCATCTCTACGCCTACGTCGGCGTCGGGCTGGTGCTGCCGCACCAGCTGTGGACCGGGCAGGACTTCGTCGGCTCGACGCTGTCCAGCGTGTTCTGGTGGTCGCTCTACGGGGTCTGCACCGGCTCCGTCGTGGGGTTCCGCGTGCTGCTGCCGCTGTGGCGCTCGGTCCGCAGCCGGGCTCGGGTCGTCGACGTCCGCCAGGAACGGCCCGGTGTCACCACCGTCACCGTCGCCGGACCCGGCGTGCACCGGCTGAAGGCCTCGGGCGGCCAGTTCTTCCACTGGCGCTTCCTCACCGGCAGGGGCTGGATGCGCGCCAACCCGTTCTCGCTGTCCGCGGCGCCCACCGGCAATGCGCTCCGCCTCACCGCCGCGGCGGTCGGGGACGGCTCGGCGCGGCTGGCCGACATCCGGCCGGGGACCCGCGTGCTGCTGGAGGGCCCGTTCGGGCGGATGCACGCCGGAACGCGGACCCGGGACAAGGTCCTGCTCATGGGCGCCGGCGTGGGCATCACCCCGATGCGCGCGCTGCTCGAGGCACTGCCGCAGCGCCCCGGTGACGTCACCATCGTGAACCGCGCCAGCACCGCCGACGCGCTGCTGATGCACGACGAGATCCGGGCGCTCGCGGCACAGCGGGGCGCGTTCTACGAGCCGCTGGTGGGGCGCCGGGTGCGCGGCCGCGACAGCTGGCTGCCGGCCGACCTCCGCCACCTCGATGACACCGAGGCGCTGCTGCGCGTGTGCCCGGACGTCGCCGAGCGGGACGTGTACGTGTGCGGTAGCGGCCCCTGGATGGACGCCGTCCGCCGCGCCGCGCTGGACGCCGGCGTACCGAGCGTGCACCTGCACATCGAACGCTTCGAGTACTAG
- a CDS encoding family 4 glycosyl hydrolase, giving the protein MQLTIVGGGGFRTPLVFQQLVADARRLIDRVVLVDSSPDRLAVVAAVLDGVAEGRWAPEVRTTTDLHAGLRGADFVFAAIRPGGLDGRVHDENIPLRHDVLGQETVGLGGILYALRSLPAMRAVGEAVADVAPSAWLINFTNPAGMVTESLQEVLPGRVIGICDSPAALVRRACRALRVAEPDVEIDYVGLNHLGWLRALRVGGADLLPGLIAGDAITGFEEGQLFGASLIRALGTIPNEYLHYFYYAADVVESLRATTSRASFLREQQSAFYREAAEAATAGAPYAAWRRVVDERNRTYMAVAREAAGAAERAEEDVEGGGYEQIALAVMRAIAHDTGERLILDVPNRRSGAAVLDALDIDAVIEIPCTVGKDGATPATVAPLSDHEAGLIRQVKAVERWTITAALDGSRDALHAAIATHPLNGSYPRAVRIVDEWLTHFPDVAARLS; this is encoded by the coding sequence ATGCAGCTCACCATCGTCGGCGGCGGCGGGTTCCGCACCCCCCTGGTGTTCCAGCAGCTCGTCGCCGACGCCCGTCGGCTCATCGATCGGGTGGTGCTCGTCGACAGCAGCCCCGACCGGCTCGCGGTCGTCGCGGCGGTCCTCGACGGCGTCGCCGAGGGCCGGTGGGCGCCGGAGGTCCGCACCACGACCGACCTGCACGCCGGACTGCGCGGCGCCGATTTCGTATTCGCGGCGATCCGCCCGGGCGGGCTCGACGGCCGGGTGCACGACGAGAACATCCCGCTGCGGCACGACGTCCTCGGCCAGGAGACCGTCGGCCTGGGTGGCATCCTGTACGCGTTGCGCTCCCTCCCGGCCATGCGGGCGGTCGGCGAGGCGGTCGCCGACGTCGCGCCGTCCGCCTGGCTGATCAACTTCACCAATCCCGCAGGCATGGTCACCGAGTCGCTGCAGGAGGTGCTGCCGGGCCGGGTGATCGGCATCTGCGACTCGCCCGCGGCGCTGGTCCGCCGCGCGTGCCGGGCGCTGCGAGTGGCCGAGCCGGACGTCGAGATCGACTACGTGGGGCTCAACCACCTCGGCTGGCTTCGCGCGCTCCGCGTCGGTGGCGCGGACCTGCTGCCGGGGCTGATCGCCGGGGACGCGATCACCGGGTTCGAGGAAGGCCAGCTGTTCGGCGCGTCCCTCATCCGGGCCCTCGGCACGATCCCGAACGAGTACCTGCACTACTTCTATTACGCGGCCGACGTGGTCGAGTCCCTGCGCGCCACGACGTCGCGCGCGTCCTTCCTCCGCGAGCAGCAATCGGCGTTCTACCGCGAGGCCGCAGAGGCCGCGACGGCGGGGGCGCCGTACGCAGCGTGGCGGCGGGTCGTCGACGAGCGCAACCGCACCTACATGGCGGTCGCTCGGGAGGCCGCCGGCGCCGCCGAGCGGGCCGAGGAGGACGTCGAGGGCGGCGGCTACGAGCAGATCGCGCTGGCGGTGATGCGGGCGATCGCCCACGACACGGGCGAACGGCTGATCCTCGACGTACCCAACCGTCGGTCGGGAGCGGCCGTGCTCGACGCGCTGGACATCGACGCCGTGATCGAGATCCCCTGCACGGTGGGCAAGGACGGCGCGACGCCGGCGACCGTCGCACCGCTGTCCGACCACGAGGCGGGGCTGATAAGGCAGGTCAAGGCCGTCGAGCGGTGGACGATCACCGCAGCCCTGGACGGTTCACGAGACGCCCTGCACGCCGCGATCGCGACACACCCGCTGAACGGCTCCTACCCGCGGGCGGTGCGCATCGTCGACGAATGGCTCACCCATTTCCCGGACGTGGCGGCCCGGCTGTCCTGA
- a CDS encoding AI-2E family transporter, which translates to MSREQPRVRPLDVANQLRQRIIDLRAQAHASVDEQFDERITADPIPRAVKLAAGWAVRAIAIGLAIYLLLWLLDVLAIVIVPIFVSLLVAALLTPLSRLLRRSGLPNTLATVITFLAGLVFTFGLVALIVRELVVNYETIYATVRTGLNEVANWLAKGPLQIDQGQLQQSVDEALSKLQKDPTDVLTTSLTVISTTGSILSAILLSMFIIFFFLSDGGAIWTWLCKLFPRSARWKVNRAGRRSWEVLVTYMNVTLVVALIVGVLTWMSCLILGVPLALSAGLIAFLFAFIPTLGGLISSLVVIALALISTNLTTAIIMAIVMIVIQTVQGNFIYPLLMNRQLKVHPLASLLLVVLGAVVGGIFGALIAVPLAAVINTAVIDLFRASRGLPESREASEIGPDLDDDLTDPTSEREAGLDDPTDDEADPTEARLEAWGPDPKNDHADEPTEDGAR; encoded by the coding sequence ATGAGCCGTGAGCAGCCGCGCGTCCGCCCGCTGGACGTCGCGAACCAGCTGCGGCAGCGGATCATCGACCTACGCGCCCAGGCACACGCCTCGGTGGACGAGCAGTTCGACGAACGCATCACCGCCGACCCCATCCCGCGCGCCGTGAAGCTCGCCGCCGGCTGGGCGGTACGGGCGATCGCCATCGGCCTCGCCATCTACCTGCTGTTGTGGCTGCTCGACGTCCTGGCCATCGTCATCGTGCCCATCTTCGTGTCGCTGCTCGTGGCCGCGCTCCTGACGCCGCTGTCCCGCCTGCTGCGCCGCAGCGGCCTGCCGAACACCCTCGCGACGGTGATCACCTTCCTCGCCGGGCTGGTCTTCACCTTCGGGCTGGTGGCACTGATCGTCCGCGAGCTGGTCGTGAACTACGAGACGATCTACGCCACCGTGCGGACCGGCCTGAACGAGGTGGCGAACTGGCTCGCGAAGGGTCCCCTGCAGATCGACCAGGGGCAGCTGCAGCAGAGCGTCGACGAGGCGCTGAGCAAGCTGCAGAAGGACCCGACCGACGTCCTCACCACCTCGCTGACCGTCATCTCGACGACCGGCAGCATCCTCTCGGCGATCCTGCTGTCGATGTTCATCATCTTCTTCTTCTTGAGCGACGGCGGGGCGATCTGGACCTGGCTGTGCAAGCTGTTCCCGCGCAGCGCTCGCTGGAAGGTGAACCGCGCGGGTCGCCGCTCCTGGGAGGTGCTGGTCACCTACATGAACGTGACGCTGGTCGTCGCGCTCATCGTCGGCGTCCTCACCTGGATGTCCTGCCTGATCCTCGGCGTACCGCTGGCCCTGTCCGCCGGGCTGATCGCGTTCCTGTTCGCGTTCATCCCGACCCTCGGCGGCCTGATCTCGTCGCTGGTGGTCATCGCGCTCGCGCTGATCTCGACCAACCTGACCACCGCCATCATCATGGCGATCGTGATGATCGTGATCCAGACCGTGCAGGGCAACTTCATCTATCCGTTGCTGATGAACCGGCAGCTGAAGGTGCACCCGCTCGCCTCCCTGCTGCTGGTGGTGCTGGGCGCGGTGGTCGGCGGCATCTTCGGCGCGCTCATCGCGGTCCCGCTCGCGGCCGTCATCAACACGGCGGTGATCGACCTGTTCCGGGCCAGCCGCGGGTTGCCCGAGAGCCGGGAGGCGTCCGAGATCGGCCCCGACCTCGACGACGACCTGACCGACCCCACCTCCGAGAGGGAGGCGGGGCTCGACGACCCGACCGACGACGAGGCCGACCCCACCGAGGCGCGCCTCGAGGCGTGGGGGCCCGACCCGAAGAACGACCACGCCGACGAGCCGACGGAGGACGGGGCGCGCTGA
- a CDS encoding copper resistance CopC family protein produces the protein MKSPRTAVTRPAPGRRAALRLVTALLATVAAVLLGTGTAFAHTELASSDPADGATLDVLPGTITLTFGETLQGPTAKVGVLVGDRGPVQVDATVSGATVTVDTAAGPIAGLLSDGGSGKWAISYQVVSEDGHRVDGTLTFTVAAPASPTGTGAAATSSAEAATAAGASGTHADRGEAAGDPAAAGDDEPEQVDPLTWFLIVAGVAAGVFAVVRIDRAVRKKKADATEKDA, from the coding sequence GTGAAGTCTCCCCGTACCGCCGTCACCCGGCCCGCCCCCGGACGGCGCGCCGCGCTCCGGCTCGTCACCGCGCTGCTGGCCACCGTGGCCGCCGTGCTGCTCGGAACGGGGACCGCGTTCGCGCACACCGAGCTGGCCTCGAGCGATCCGGCGGACGGCGCCACCCTCGACGTGCTCCCCGGCACGATCACCTTGACCTTCGGCGAGACCCTGCAGGGCCCGACCGCGAAGGTCGGCGTGCTGGTCGGCGACCGCGGGCCGGTGCAGGTCGACGCCACGGTGAGCGGCGCGACCGTCACGGTCGACACCGCCGCCGGACCCATCGCCGGCCTACTGAGCGACGGCGGGTCCGGCAAGTGGGCGATCAGCTACCAGGTCGTCTCCGAGGACGGTCACCGCGTCGACGGCACGCTCACGTTCACGGTCGCCGCTCCGGCGAGCCCGACCGGCACCGGTGCCGCCGCTACGTCGTCGGCGGAGGCCGCCACGGCTGCCGGCGCATCGGGCACGCACGCCGATCGGGGCGAGGCGGCCGGCGACCCCGCTGCGGCGGGGGACGACGAGCCGGAGCAGGTCGACCCGCTCACCTGGTTCCTGATCGTCGCGGGCGTCGCCGCCGGCGTGTTCGCGGTGGTGCGCATCGACCGCGCCGTCCGCAAGAAGAAGGCCGACGCGACGGAGAAGGACGCCTGA
- a CDS encoding acyl-CoA thioesterase, whose translation MAVEVHVGEDTWRMPLAVRYYEADQQNVVFHGWYLNYFDEAFTAYTAALGYSNQRAQAEGVDWMVVHSEIDWHGSLRWPDSAEIAVSAVHVGNSSITVDFAALRDGEAVCSARNVYVTVDATEFSRVEVPVAFREAIGHGQSLRRVRAGR comes from the coding sequence ATGGCCGTTGAGGTCCACGTCGGCGAGGACACCTGGCGGATGCCGCTCGCCGTCCGCTACTACGAGGCCGACCAGCAGAACGTGGTGTTCCACGGCTGGTACCTGAACTACTTCGACGAGGCGTTCACGGCGTACACCGCGGCCCTGGGCTACAGCAACCAGCGCGCGCAAGCCGAAGGCGTGGACTGGATGGTCGTGCACAGCGAGATCGACTGGCACGGCTCGCTGCGCTGGCCGGACTCCGCGGAGATCGCGGTGTCGGCCGTGCACGTCGGGAACTCCTCGATCACCGTCGACTTCGCCGCGCTGCGCGACGGCGAGGCGGTCTGCTCCGCGCGCAACGTCTACGTCACCGTCGACGCTACGGAGTTCTCGCGCGTCGAGGTGCCCGTCGCGTTCCGCGAGGCCATCGGGCACGGGCAGTCGCTGCGCCGGGTGCGCGCCGGCCGCTGA
- a CDS encoding CoA-acylating methylmalonate-semialdehyde dehydrogenase — MDQPMLAHYIDGRAWAPAEPRVGDVYNPATGEVARQVALAATGDVERVVASAANAAPAWAATSLAKRTQVLFKFRELLSARADEVAALITGEHGKVLSDARGEVIRGLEVAEFACGIPHLLKGSYSANASTDVDVYSLRQPLGVCAVISPFNFPAMVPLWFVPIAIACGNAVVLKPSEKDPSAANLIAQLWTEAGLPDGVLNVVHGDKEAVDALLNHPDVASVSFVGSTPIAKYVYETATANGKRVQALGGAKNHMLVLPDADLDLAADAAVNAGFGSAGERCMAISALVAVEPVADELIAKIRERMAGLRTGDGTRGTDMGPLVTGAHRDKVTAYVAAGSDAGADLVVDGRDGTFDGSDTGFWLGPTLFDRVTPEMSIYRDEIFGPVLSVVRVASYDEGVALINANPYGNGTAIFTNDGGAARRFQNEATVGMIGINVPIPVPVAYYSFGGWKDSLFGDTHAHGTEGVHFFTRGKVVTSRWLDPSHGGINLGFPQT; from the coding sequence ATGGACCAGCCGATGCTCGCCCACTACATCGACGGTCGGGCCTGGGCGCCCGCGGAGCCGCGGGTCGGCGACGTCTACAACCCGGCCACCGGTGAGGTGGCGCGGCAGGTCGCGCTCGCGGCCACCGGCGACGTCGAGCGGGTCGTCGCGAGCGCCGCGAATGCGGCGCCGGCGTGGGCGGCCACCTCGCTCGCCAAGCGGACCCAGGTGCTGTTCAAGTTCCGCGAGCTGCTGTCCGCGCGCGCCGACGAAGTCGCGGCGCTGATCACCGGCGAGCACGGCAAGGTGCTCTCGGACGCCCGCGGCGAGGTGATCCGCGGGCTCGAGGTCGCCGAGTTCGCCTGCGGCATTCCGCACCTGCTCAAGGGCTCGTACTCCGCCAACGCATCGACCGACGTGGACGTCTACTCGCTGCGCCAGCCGCTCGGCGTCTGCGCGGTCATCTCGCCGTTCAACTTCCCGGCGATGGTGCCGCTGTGGTTCGTGCCGATCGCGATCGCCTGCGGCAACGCCGTCGTGCTCAAGCCCTCGGAGAAGGACCCCTCCGCCGCCAACCTGATCGCGCAGCTCTGGACGGAGGCTGGGCTGCCGGACGGCGTCCTCAACGTCGTCCACGGCGACAAGGAGGCCGTCGACGCGCTGCTGAACCACCCGGACGTCGCATCGGTGTCGTTCGTCGGGTCGACCCCGATCGCCAAGTACGTCTACGAGACGGCGACCGCCAACGGCAAGCGCGTGCAGGCCCTCGGCGGCGCGAAGAACCACATGCTGGTGCTGCCGGACGCCGACCTCGACCTGGCCGCGGACGCGGCGGTCAACGCCGGCTTCGGGTCCGCCGGCGAGCGGTGCATGGCGATCTCGGCGCTGGTCGCGGTGGAGCCGGTGGCCGACGAGCTCATCGCGAAGATCCGCGAGCGGATGGCCGGCCTGCGCACCGGGGACGGCACCCGCGGCACCGACATGGGGCCGCTGGTGACCGGCGCGCACCGCGACAAGGTCACCGCGTACGTCGCCGCCGGCTCCGACGCCGGCGCCGACCTGGTGGTCGACGGCCGCGACGGGACGTTCGACGGGTCGGACACTGGATTCTGGCTCGGCCCGACGCTGTTCGACCGGGTGACGCCGGAGATGTCGATCTACCGCGACGAGATCTTCGGCCCGGTGCTCTCGGTGGTGCGGGTGGCGTCGTACGACGAGGGAGTGGCCCTGATCAACGCGAACCCGTACGGCAACGGCACCGCGATCTTCACCAACGACGGTGGCGCGGCACGCCGCTTCCAGAACGAGGCGACCGTCGGCATGATCGGTATCAACGTGCCGATCCCGGTGCCCGTCGCGTACTACTCGTTCGGCGGATGGAAGGATTCGCTGTTCGGCGACACGCACGCGCACGGGACCGAGGGCGTGCACTTCTTCACCCGCGGCAAGGTCGTCACCAGCCGGTGGCTCGACCCGAGCCACGGCGGCATCAACCTCGGGTTCCCGCAGACCTGA